CCAGAACGCCCACGTCTCCCGCCTAGTCAGCAGTGGTGCGGCCACCACCACTGTCAACGGAGGCAAGTAGAGCTGCAGCACCGCCACGAGGCTGACCAACCCCACGGCGCTGCCACGGCCGCTGAAGGCCAGGCTAATCCCGACCAGCGCCACGCCAGCGAACAATGTCCAGGGGTTCCGCAGGACCTCGCGCAGGTGGACCCCGGCCATGCCAGCTCTCATATCAGTACTCCGGCACCCAAGGGTGGCCACGCCCGCGCTCAAGTACCTCGGACCAGGAGAGAACCTCTGCTCTGGAGAGCCGACCCGCCGCGGCGAACTCTACAGCGGCCGCCCGGTCGGCGAAGGCCGCCAACCCGCCCCCCATTGGGGTGCGGAGACGGGCATGGCACAGAACGACCGCTTTCTCCGCTTGGAGGAAGACCACGTCTTCCCTCGTGCTCGCCGCCCGATTCGCCAAATAGGTCTCGGCCACGTCGGGCGGGGTCGGTCCATGTCCCATAAGGTGGTCCGCCAGGCACTCGATAGCATCGTAGTGGTGCACGAGTCCGGTAGGGGTGACGACCTGCGCCGTGAAGCGCAGGTCGACGACCGTCATGCTGCAGTAGGGGCACACGTCTACTCCGAAGGCGATCGCGCGCGGGTCCGCCCACGCCCGCTGTGACCCGAGCAGGGCCGCGCCGAGGGCGTAGCCCGTCATCCGGATGAACGTGCGGCGGTCGATACCTGTACCCACCGCTACTCGCTGTGTTTGTTGAGGAGCCCGAGTAGCCCCGCCTCCGGAACGGGGGCCAAGTCGGCCAGCAGCTCGGCGTCGAGCACGTGGCGTCGCCCGACCTGATGGTGAGAGGTGTAATCATGCAGAGCCGCCTCGTCGCGGAACGCTCCGAGCCGCGCCTGCATCGAGGCCGCCAAATCGGCCGCCCATAGGAACGCCGCCTTTCTGGACAACACCAGGTCCGCGGCCGTCAGCGGATGGGTACCGCGGGCGTCGACCTCGGCTAGGTCGACGACGTAGAAGGTGGCCTCATGTCCGTCCACGATACCGAGAACGTAGGCATGGTTGAACATGCACGCCAAGGACTCGTAATGCATACTGACGGGCGTGCCGCCTTCGTGCTCGGGCGCCAAGCGGATCTGAGCGTAGGTGCGCTCACGGAACCCTAACGGGTTGGGACCGTCCGCCGGTGTGGCGATGGTCATCCCGCAGAAGGCACACGTGCCGTTCTCCCACGGGATTTCGTCCGGAGCCAGCACGTCCGGGCCGATACCTAGCGCCGGAGAGCTCGCCATGGCGCCGTGGCCCATGCCCATGCCGGTGTCGCCACCTCCCATGTGGCCCATCTGGGCCTTGGCGAGACCGAGTGTGAGGGGGGCAGCCATGGAGGCCACAGCCAGCTTCTTGAGAAAGGTCCTACGGTCGTGCGTCAACTCGTCGTCAATCCCCTTTCGCGGCGCCATGGCCGCAGGAAAACTTGCGAGGTCCAGGTCGTCACACGCGCGGCCACGGACGGCTACCGACGCGGGACTGGTGTCGTTCAGGATCTGGGGTCGTTGACGTGTAGTAGCGGTGGATCACGGTTGCGTAGGACGCGCGGTGCACCGCCGGAGACGGCCGCCTGCGAGAGCGGTGGTTCGAACCGTTCCGGCGCCGCCACGGTCGGTACCACTATTGGCGGCGCCGGCGGCGCCGGAACGCTGAGGATGGTTGGCGTCCCCTGGTTCTCGTGAGGCATGGGGCAGTCCTCCGCGTGATGCATCTTCGGTCGATACGCCAAGGAGACCGATGTGGAGAACGGCAACACCAGACACGCGAGCAGCACTAGGAGCCACCGGACCCAGTGCCTACTTGCGGCGTGGCGACGGAACCTATTCATCGCCGCCCAACACTCTGCGCAGCAACAGCGTCGTGCTGCGCTCCACGTGTGTGCCCTCAGGCAGTGGCACCCGCCCGCCGGTCGTCACGAGTCGGTCGTCGAAGAGTTCTTGGACCGGAACGCGGCCTACGACTCGGCCCCGCACCAAGAGGAGGGCCTCCGCAGCGAAAGCCTCGACCTCTTCGGGCCGATGGGCGCTTACGAC
This sequence is a window from Trueperaceae bacterium. Protein-coding genes within it:
- a CDS encoding nitrous oxide reductase accessory protein NosL, which produces MGTGIDRRTFIRMTGYALGAALLGSQRAWADPRAIAFGVDVCPYCSMTVVDLRFTAQVVTPTGLVHHYDAIECLADHLMGHGPTPPDVAETYLANRAASTREDVVFLQAEKAVVLCHARLRTPMGGGLAAFADRAAAVEFAAAGRLSRAEVLSWSEVLERGRGHPWVPEY